One Alnus glutinosa chromosome 13, dhAlnGlut1.1, whole genome shotgun sequence genomic window, tttattaaattgatgtctttgcatttttaaataTGATATTGGTAGAAATAAAATCTGATTTGCTTATCGATACTTTTATTTAAGAGCTTAACCTACTcattaagaaaatatttgaagtattataacttttattataaattcgTAACAAACTTAATGTAGCGGTCCATAATTGATGAATCGATTAAGCTTTTATACCCATGTGAAAAGCGAATAACAAAAAAGCTTAAACATTTCACCAAATATGAGTAGCCACGtcaaatttgtaaaatatttgtagTAAAACTTATAATACTCCGGCATAAGGCGCCAAATTATATGCATAACATGCATGCAAAATTAATCAATTCCATACATTAACTTGCATATGAAGAACACGAGTAAAACTACTTTATTTGATCATTGGAGTCCAATCAAAAGGAGGTGAAACTAATTATTGCTAAAATTCAGATCTGCCAATTGTTTGAAGCAAATCGGTGCTATGACTCTCAcctcaagagaaaaaaacattATTGTTTTATCAATTATGCTTCGAACCCCACTCTTCATGGGGGACCTAACtcaatagaagaaaagaaaaggcaaaaaaaatccATTATCAGTTGGCTCCATAGACCCACTTCTCTGAGTTGCTTGTGTAAGTAACCAACTCCTCTGGTTTGAACCACAAATTGATTTCATCCTTGGCAGTCTCTAGACCGTCACTCCCATGGATGATGTTTCTACATGGCAAACAACAACAGTTGGATCATGACAAAAGAGTAATGAGCATTGTACACATGTGGAAAGCAAAAGAACTGCAGCAGGCCCTTGATGCTTtgctacttttttttatttttttcagagtAAAAATGGTAGGACCGGGTGTCCGGAGTGGCTTTTCTATTTGGACGTGATCAAGATAACACCTAGCCACTGGGAACCAATTACAAGAGGACCTTAAAGGGGCCCGCACAGCAGGGGGCCTGCAGGCACTCTCTCAAACCAGTTGAATCATATTCCTGACCCAGCCCCACTAAGGCACTAATAAATACCCGGCTGGCAGTGTGACAATAATCCCAAGTGCTTCCCATTTAGGGATTCGACCTCAGGACCTACCCTCCACCAACAAGCCACCACCTTCGGTGGTTGATACTTTGCTACTTTAAAGTAAGAAGTAGTAAATTAAATGGAATATTCAGAAGTGGCAAAAACAGAATGCAGATAGGCAAAGTAAAGAATCAAGATATGAAAGACTAAATAGTGAAATTGAAGAAACCAAAAACTGTGAATCGTTCAAACCAGTACCTTCCAACTACAACAGCTAGATCACCTCTGATGGTTCCAGGTTCAGATTTCTGTGGATCTGTAGCTCCAATCAGCTTTCGACCATACTTAATCACTCCCTCTCCTTCCCAGACCTGTAGAGGGAGTCAGAAGAATCGGAGTTTAGCTAGCTCAAAGTTGTAGTACTTATTGTCTATTAAGATGAGAGAGTTATAAACTTATAGTTCTTCTAACCATTGCAATAACAGGGCCAGAGCTAAGAAAGTCGCACAGGCCATTGAAGAAAGGTCTTTCCTTCAGATCATGATAATGCTTCTCTGCAAATCCCTTTGAAGGAACCACTATTTTAATGGCCACGAGCTTAAACCCTTTCCGCTCGAAACGAGATATGATTTCTGCAATCTGGAATACAACAATGTCACAAATGAGATAGATATCCAGCCCCCATCTTAAAAAGACCAACACAACAACTCCACAAGGGGAGGAGGGATAGGAGGGAAGTTGGGGTAGGCAAAGAGGGAGAAAGCGGGTGTAGAGATATAGAAACCAGTATCAACATGTTgccttacaaaagaaaaaaattcattttatgcAATCTGAACAggttattaaaaaagtatgcaACAAGTCTAATGGTATCTTACCAGCCCTCTTTGCACTCCATCAGGCTTGATAGCAATGAAAGTGCGCTCATTCTGAATAGAGAAGaaaattaacataatttttcATTAAGCACAGCGAAAATTAAAGGAATTATAGAGTAGGGGTAACTGTAAAATAGATAAGAAATAAAATGGATAGTAAAGCACCTCTGCAGCATGTGCCTCCTGCTCCTGGAGCATGTAAGCTacaattagaaagaaaagaaaaacaacaaaggaaaaattatGATCCAAAAttggaaaagagagaaaaagggaaaaactaAACACAAGATCATGCAATCAAAAGAACACAAAGACAACGACAAGAAATTGAGAAGAAAAGTTGAAGAGAGAAAAGTAGATTAGAGAAGAGGAGACAAGAAAGAAgcaatgagagagagaagacacAAGGGAGAAAACAACAAACAGTCGATCAaattttaattcatccaaagcTAATAATCCCAGCAcaaaattatgcttaaatagactaGAGATTAAAGCCCAACCCTTGATCCTAGTGAGACTTGAGATGACAGCTCACTAAAATAACATAACCAGTctgtaaaacaaataaaatgtgaaaatagCAAAGATGCCCAAAATGATATCTCTAGCTCTCAATCACCCAACCACAAATTCATGGGTTGGGCCATCCTTTGACGTCGACATCAATACATGTGATCGGTGGCTTGTGTTTGGTGTCCCTACCAGATACTCCCCTTAAATCTTCAATTGCTGAAATCTTAACCAGTCAGTGATATACATGACTGATATGTAACAGTAGTCCCACTTTACAAAGTTAAGCTGTAAGATAATGATGTGCTGGTAGTAAAAGTGACCCATAACTCTTGTTGGATATTCTCTCAAGATTCCACATAAGAATAAAGGAATGTTTAAACGCGCATGCCAGTATGTTGGCAtgcatcacacacacacacaagattCCACATAAGAATAAAGGAATGTTTAAACGCGCATGCCAGTATGTTGGCAtgcatcacacacacacacacacacacacacacaagctgTAAGATAATgatgtgcacacacacacacacacacaagctgTAAGATAATGATGTGCTGGTAGTAAAAGTGACCCATAACTCTTGTTGGATATTCTCTCAAGATTCCACATAAGAATAAAGGAATGTTTAAACGCGCATGCCAGTATGTTGGCAtgcatcacacacacacacacacacagtccATAAAAGGATGAACATGAAATTTGATCAATGCAGAAGTACAAACAATAGTAGCTGAAAAATGTTCAGAGTGAGGGGATACCGGTATAAATTATAATGTCGGGAAATTCAGGAAGGTAGTCAAGTCTAGGCTACATCCAAGCAAAAGATTTCGACCCATTACCATGCTCAAGCACGGTATAATTGCTCTAGATGAGGTCCCAGAAGCAACAATGCTAAACTTTAGCAAGGGACAATGTTCCTCTTCCTTCCACCCCAACTTACAAATACTGAGCCTCTGCTCACGCCCATGAAAAGTAAAATTGTCAATTATCCACTGACAAAACAATCTAAGTCCTAACATTACTATACCTTCAAAAAAATATACGAACTTACAAACACTGATCCTCTGCTCATAGCTTCTACATTCAAGCCATCATATGTTTTATTCCCATGAAAAATACAGTCGTTGATTATCCActaacaaaacaacccaaatccaAAAAGAAGGACCATCATTATACTTTCAAACAAATTCGCATGCACAAACACATACATGTACAAGGGATtgatcataatcaattaaaagtATCACTAACGGATCGAAAACCAGAAAGGATGGGTTTCGTTTCAATCCCACGAAATATACAATCGTCAATTATCCActaacaaaacaacccaaatcccACATtgaaagtatttttattatacCTTCAAGCATATATACGCAAATGCAAACACACATGTATGCAGTCACATtcttaaaatcaattcaaaaggGATTATACCCAATTGAAAGTACCACTATCCACAAACAAAGGCATCGAAAATCAGAAAAAAGACGGGTATCGTTGTCAGAACCTGCTGCAGAAACAGCAAGGGCTCCTGAAATCCATTCCCTAGTCATATTCTCAGAACCGGCCTTCCCATAATTCGAAGCTAGAAACGGCACCGTCCCTCTCAACGACATTGCCGCCACAGCCGCTACGGCTCGCCCCTCTGCCAATACGACAACAACTCAGTATCGTCAAAGAGAAATCTTGCACACACAAATACgtcaaaattacaaatatccaAAAAGCAGTCACGTACTTCAAGAACTTCAACTTCAAAGAATATCAAAAGCACTTTACCAACTACTAAGCTCTCTTCAAAAGCACTATTTTTTGTCctttctaaattttattatttttggccaCTATACCAATTGATTTTCATGGAAATCAATTCCTGATAAAGTTTTTCCCGCGAAATGATGATGAGGAtccactaaaaacaaaaaaaaaaaaaaaacattcaggTAAACTTTTCCTTAACgactttattgaaaaaaaataaaaaataactggGTCTACTTTCTTTCTCCTAATGAGACATAGAGCCCGTTTGGCCCCTCGAGATTAGACGTTGGGACAACCTACGTGTTCCGATGTTCGGACCAAACAACGTTATACTAACCACCCACTTTTGTTGTCATGATTAGCGGGATTCTATAACGCGTAAAACTCCGATATAGACCGATAACGGTTTCACAGATCGGAGATTCAGCTCCAAAATTCATGGAGAGTAGTCTGAGTAGAGATTCGTAGAAATgcttcgaaaaagaaaaaagaaaaagaaatggaaacagGCTGTGAAGCTGAGAAATTTTACCGGAGTAGAAACGAGAGCCCTTAGAGGCAGAGAGGAGCGACCGGGTGGCTTTGGAAACAGATCGGAGAATCTGGGACGTCATTTTCGGTAGCTTAGGAATAACTTGGAGCTCTGGGATGGAAGTGCGACGCTGAAATGATAAGAGGGAAGTGAGGAACGAGtgaaaacgagagagagagagagagagaaagaggtacGACGTGTGAGATGGAGATTGGGTTTCCTTTTTGGTGGTCAGGTCAAACCCTACCCGAAAGTCCGAAACCGTCCGTAAACggatttttttggttgattgaGAAAACTATGTTAATTTATCATTTGaatcaatttaatatttaacaACTTCGGTACTTAtatgttataatattttaagagtgaTCAATATTGATGTGAaagaaatttaataatttaatttaaatatgattacttttaaataatgtgatagtatacaccattaaatttataaaatttaatctaggccatttaaatttgaaaatcttgaaaaaaaagCGGCATCTTTGGTTGTTGACGACCACAACGTCTGTTATGCTTTTGGTGGCTGACGATGTTGTTTAtcattaagggtgcgtttgagattgtgatttcgtagataataaatgcgattttaaaccaaatcgcagaacataaatcatttgagaactgcgtttttaaaaattgcgatttag contains:
- the LOC133854542 gene encoding uncharacterized protein LOC133854542, which produces MLCYSFMDDAIGKIKVIPDHFKASTTSVDSHQNRTSSLSQQSDKFLEHSSHSWTRRQLRSAAFMLNMFSFKGLAWGSSTNGQEKVELSKAEVESLRSELADLEEREAHLKAQLEHVDEILRSARLSGYLYIRTRWTALPGEPPPLDDTDVDDWLPRFTVLHGPCIFFYLLSTDLSPQDSTLLSDIVEIGPLPSFTREDEGTRYAFYVLTRQGLRYECSSISKTQVDSWLSALQTDCKSGSGTTAPNGLTETKVMQELLEQKDGINYAIPEEQALLGFSFLSVNDQTTFSQSTKKIRLRTVSDFRVGFDLTTKKETQSPSHTSYLFLSLSLSRFHSFLTSLLSFQRRTSIPELQVIPKLPKMTSQILRSVSKATRSLLSASKGSRFYSEGRAVAAVAAMSLRGTVPFLASNYGKAGSENMTREWISGALAVSAAAYMLQEQEAHAAENERTFIAIKPDGVQRGLIAEIISRFERKGFKLVAIKIVVPSKGFAEKHYHDLKERPFFNGLCDFLSSGPVIAMVWEGEGVIKYGRKLIGATDPQKSEPGTIRGDLAVVVGRNIIHGSDGLETAKDEINLWFKPEELVTYTSNSEKWVYGAN